The window TCCGCGACGAGATCCGTCCGCGCTTCGGCACCATGCGCTCGCGCGAGTTCCTGATGAAGGACGCCTATTCCTTCGACCTCGGCCGGGAAGGGGCGGAACATGCCTACAACAAGATGTTTGCCGCCTATCTGCGCACCTTTGACCGCATGGGGCTGCGCGCCATTCCGATGCGCGCCGATACCGGCCCGATCGGAGGAAACCTGAGCCATGAATTCATCATCCTTGCCGATACCGGCGAGTCGGAAGTCTTCTGCCACAAGGATTTCCTCGGGTTCGGGATCCCGGGTGAGGGCACCGACTTCGATGACGTCGCCGGCCTGAAGGCGATCTTCGAGAAGTGGACTTCGCGTTATGCCGCGACGTCGGAAATGCATGACGAGGCCGCTTTCGGCGCCATTCCGGAAGCCGAGCGCCTGTCGGCACGCGGGATCGAAGTCGGTCACATCTTCTATTTCGGCACGAAATATTCGGAGGCCATGGGCGCCAAGGTGCTCGGCCCCGACGGCAAGGAGCACGTGGTGCACATGGGCTCCTACGGCATCGGCCCCACCCGTCTGGTGCCGGCGATCATCGAAGCCTCGCACGACGAAAACGGCATTATCTGGCCGAAGTCGGTCGCGCCGTTCGACGTCGTGGTCATCAACATGAAAACGGGCGATGATGCTTGCGATGCAGCCTGCGCCACGCTCTACTCGGATCTTGGTAAC is drawn from Sinorhizobium sojae CCBAU 05684 and contains these coding sequences:
- the proS gene encoding proline--tRNA ligase, which encodes MRLSRYFMPILKENPKEAEIVSHRLMLRTGMIRQQSAGIYSWLPLGKRVLDKVNAIIREEQNRSGAIELLMPTLQSAELWQESGRYDAYGKEMLRIKDRQDRPMLYGPTNEEMVTDIFRSYVKSYRNLPLNLYHIQLKFRDEIRPRFGTMRSREFLMKDAYSFDLGREGAEHAYNKMFAAYLRTFDRMGLRAIPMRADTGPIGGNLSHEFIILADTGESEVFCHKDFLGFGIPGEGTDFDDVAGLKAIFEKWTSRYAATSEMHDEAAFGAIPEAERLSARGIEVGHIFYFGTKYSEAMGAKVLGPDGKEHVVHMGSYGIGPTRLVPAIIEASHDENGIIWPKSVAPFDVVVINMKTGDDACDAACATLYSDLGNAGFDVLLDDTDDRAGAKFATADLIGVPVQIIVGPRSIANGEVEVKDRKTGARETMTVEAAINKLIAAK